The window CGAACCGCTCGGCGTGCATCATGGTCTCCACCGAGTCGGCGATCACCTCGCGGCTCACGAGTGACGCCCGCATCCCCTCGTGGCCCATGGAGATGCCGTCCGACACCGCGATGGTCATGAACTCGATGGGAAAGCCGCCGGCAGCCCGCACCCCGTCCTTGGCCCGCCGGGCCAGCCGGTCGAGGGTGAGGTTGCACGGAGTGACCTCGTTCCAAGAGGACGCCACTCCGACCTGGGGCTTGCTCCAGTCCTCGTCGGTCATGCCAACAGCCCGCAACATGGCCCGAGCCGGCGCCCGCTGGAAACCATCTGTCACCTCGCCGCTGCGCGGCTTCATGGGGTTCGCAGACGTGGCTCCCGGTTCCGCTGTCTCAGGCATCCACCCGAGCCTAGGGCCTCGGCCCTTGGCGGGCTCAGGGTTCGTGCACGGGGCGGGCCTCCCGGGCCGGCCGCAGCTTTGGCGGGCCGAGGCATCGATCACCGGGCCGGCCTCCCGGGCCGGCCTCAGCCCTTGCGAGCCGCCAGCAGGGCCATGACCGCCTTCCCGTTGGCCTTGCCCCGGGTCTCCCGCATCACCTGGCCCACTAGGTACTGCGACACCTTGGGGTCCCCGTCCCGATAGCGCTGCCACTCCTCGGGGTTGGCGGCAAGGACGGAGTCCACCACCTCCGCCAGCGCCTCCTCCGACAGCCCCTCGAAACCTCGGGCCCTGGCGATGTCGGCGGGATCCCCGCCCTCCTCCAGCATCACGCCGAGCACGGTCTTGGCCTGGGTCGCGCTCAGGCGCCCGCTGGTCTCCATGGCCAGCACGGCGGCGAAGGCGCCCGCGTCGAGCTTGCGGGCTGCGTCGGGGTGAGCGGCCGCCTCGTTGGCGGCCCGATTGACTGCGAGCCTGGGGTCGGCGCCGGCGTCGATGGCGCCGAGCACCAGGCCGTCGAGATCGAGCTCGACGAGGGTGGCCACCAGTCCCGCCGGCACCTCCCCGTCCCCGCTGCCGTCGGCAGCCGCTGCCGTCGCCAGCTGCGCCCGGCGCTCGGCCGGCAGCGTGGTGGCGGTAGCGCGCACCCGCGAGACCCACGCGTCGTCCGGCGCGACCGGCAACAGGTCGGGCTCCGGGAAGTAGCGGTAGTCGTAGGCCTCCTCCTTGGACCGCAGCGAGCTGGTGCGCCCCTCGGCCTCGTTCCAGTGCCGGGTCTCCTGCACGACGGTCTCGCCACCCTCGAGCAGCGCCACCTGACGCTCTGCCTCGTGCTCGATGGCTCGTCCGAGCGAGCGCAGCGAGTTCATGTTCTTGATCTCCGCCCTGGTCCCCAGATCGGCGCTGCCGGCCGGGCGAACGGAGACGTTGGCGTCGACCCTGAGCGAGCCCTCCTCCATGCGGGCGTCGGAGGCGCCGGTGGCCATGAGGATGCCGCGTAGCTCGCCGACATAGACACGGGCCTGCTCGGCCGAGCGGATGTCGGGCGCGCTCACGATCTCGAGCAGGGGCACGCCCGCCCGGTTGTAGTCCACCAATGACTCGGTGGCGTCGTGGATGCGCCCACCCCGACCGACGTGGGTGGTCTTGCCCGTGTCCTCCTCCAGGTGCGCCCGCTCGATCCCGACGCGGGCCCCGTCGGCCAGCTCCAGCCAGCCGGCGACGTTGATCGGCGCGTCGTACTGGCTGATCTGGTAGTCCTTCGGCATGTCCGGATAGAAATAGTTCTTGCGGTGAAAGATCGAGGGTCGGATCTCGCAGTGCAGCGCGTCGCCCACCCGCATGGCCAGCTCCACGG of the Acidimicrobiales bacterium genome contains:
- the gatB gene encoding Asp-tRNA(Asn)/Glu-tRNA(Gln) amidotransferase subunit GatB, with the translated sequence MSGDWETVVGLEVHCELSTATKLFCSCRNAFGDEPNTNVCPVCLGLPGSLPVLNAGAVELAMRVGDALHCEIRPSIFHRKNYFYPDMPKDYQISQYDAPINVAGWLELADGARVGIERAHLEEDTGKTTHVGRGGRIHDATESLVDYNRAGVPLLEIVSAPDIRSAEQARVYVGELRGILMATGASDARMEEGSLRVDANVSVRPAGSADLGTRAEIKNMNSLRSLGRAIEHEAERQVALLEGGETVVQETRHWNEAEGRTSSLRSKEEAYDYRYFPEPDLLPVAPDDAWVSRVRATATTLPAERRAQLATAAAADGSGDGEVPAGLVATLVELDLDGLVLGAIDAGADPRLAVNRAANEAAAHPDAARKLDAGAFAAVLAMETSGRLSATQAKTVLGVMLEEGGDPADIARARGFEGLSEEALAEVVDSVLAANPEEWQRYRDGDPKVSQYLVGQVMRETRGKANGKAVMALLAARKG